The following are encoded in a window of Peromyscus leucopus breed LL Stock chromosome X, UCI_PerLeu_2.1, whole genome shotgun sequence genomic DNA:
- the Irak1 gene encoding interleukin-1 receptor-associated kinase 1 isoform X2 — protein sequence MAGGPGPGEPVVPGAQHFLYEVPPWVMCRFYKVMDALEPADWCQFAALIVRDQTELRLCERAEQRTASVLWPWINRNARVADLVHILTHLQLLRARDIITAWHPPAPVLPPSTAAPRPSSISAGSEAEDWGLQKLQSSSSTFLSPAFPGSQTYSELEFLPVPVPASFKPPLPSSAPSSTKPSSESPVSGLQRTHPSPFCWPFCEISQGTCNFSEELRIGEGGFGCVYRAVMRNTTYAVKRLKEFKDSKPSIVMGLETAGKLGSCCLLSLPLTPSCLGLQEADLEWTVVKQSFLTEVEQLSRFRHPNIVDFAGYCAESGFYCLVYGFLPNGSLEDQLHLQTQACSPLSWPQRLDILLGTARAIQFLHQDSPSLIHGDIKSSNVLLDERLMPKLGDFGLARFSRFAGAKPSQSSTVARTCTVRGTLAYLPEEYIKTGRLAVDTDTFSFGVVILETLAGQRAVRTQGTRTKYLKDLIEDEAEEVGVALKSTHPTLQVGVATDAWAAPIAAQIYKKHLDSRPGPCPPQLGLALAQLACCCMHRRAKKRPPMTQVYKRLEGLQAGPPWELEVAGHGPPSPQENSYMSTTGCVQSGGEPWQPLVVPTRAPDQTAQQLQKSPNQPVESDDSVPGLSAALHSWHLTPDCHPSPSSFGEAGCTQGSTTRESSLRSGPGFWPTTMEGTSMSSSSSLSSEPPQIIINPARQKMVQKLALYEEGVLDSLQLLSSGSFPGLDLEPKNRQGPEESDEFQS from the exons atGGCCGGGGGGCCGGGCCCCGGGGAGCCTGTGGTTCCCGGCGCCCAGCACTTCTTGTACGAGGTGCCACCCTGGGTTATGTGCCGCTTCTACAAAGTGATGGACGCCCTGGAGCCCGCCGACTGGTGCCAGTTCG CGGCCTTGATTGTGCGCGACCAGACAGAGCTGCGGCTGTGCGAGCGCGCCGAGCAGCGTACAGCTAGCGTCCTGTGGCCCTGGATCAACCGCAACGCGCGCGTGGCTGACCTCGTTCACATCCTCACGCACCTGCAGCTGCTGCGTGCGCGGGACATCATCACAGCCT GGCACCCTCCTGCCCCTGTTCTACCCCCAAGCACCGCTGCTCCAAGGCCCAGCAGCATCTCTGCAGGCTCCGAGGCTGAGGACTGGGGCCTCCAGAAACTGCAGtcctcttcctccactttccTCTCCCCAG CTTTTCCAGGCTCCCAGACCTATTCTGAGCTAGAGTTCCTCCCGGTTCCAGTCCCTGCTTCCTTCAAGCCACCACTGCCATCTTCAGCCCCTTCCTCTACCAAG CCAAGCTCAGAGAGCCCAGTGTCTGGCCTCCAAAGGACACATCCCTCCCCATTTTGCTGGCCCTTCTGTGAGATTTCTCAAGGCACCTGCAACTTCTCTGAAGAGCTCAGGATTGGAGAGGGTGGTTTTGGGTGCGTGTACCGGGCAGTAATGAGAAATACCAcatatgctgtgaagagactgaAGGAG TTCAAGGACTCCAAGCCTTCCATTGTTATGGGCCTGGAAACAGCTGGCAAGCTTGGCTCATGCTGCCTACTTTCCCTGCCTCTTACCCCATCGTGTCTGGGGCTGCAGGAGGCTGACCTAGAGTGGACTGTGGTGAAACAGAGCTTCCTAACAGAGGTGGAGCAGCTGTCAAG GTTTCGTCACCCAAATATCGTAGACTTTGCTGGCTACTGTGCAGAAAGTGGCTTCTACTGCCTTGTTTATGGCTTCCTGCCCAATGGCTCCTTGGAGGATCAACTCCACCTTCAG ACCCAGGCCTGCTCCCCGCTCTCCTGGCCTCAACGACTGGACATTCTTCTGGGCACAGCCCGGGCTATTCAGTTTTTACATCAGGACAGCCCCAGCCTCATCCATGGAGACATCAAGAG TTCTAATGTGCTTCTGGATGAAAGACTGATGCCCAAGCTGGGAGACTTTGGCCTGGCTCGTTTCAGCCGCTTTGCAGGGGCCAAGCCAAGCCAGAGCAGTACTGTAGCCCGGACTTGCACAGTACGGGGTACCCTCGCCTACCTGCCTGAGGAGTACATCAAGACAGGCCGGCTGGCTGTGGACACAGATACCTTCAGCTTTGGGGTG GTAATACTGGAGACCCTTGCTGGCCAGAGGGCTGTGAGGACACAAGGTACCAGGACCAAGTATCTG AAAGACCTGATTGAAGATGAGGCTGAAGAGGTTGGAGTGGCCCTGAAAAGCACCCACCCCACTCTACAGGTGGGTGTGGCCACAGATGCTTGGGCTGCTCCAATCGCTGCCCAGATCTACAAGAAGCACCTGGACTCCAGACCTGGACCCTGCCCACCACAATTGGGCCTGGCCCTGGCTCAACTAGCTTGTTGCTGCATGCACCGTCGGGCCAAGAAGAGGCCCCCCATGACCCAG GTGTACAAGAGGCTAGAGGGGCTACAGGCAGGGCCTCCTTGGGAGCTAGAGGTTGCTGGCCATGGCCCCCCTTCCCCACAGGAGAACTCCTACATGTCCACCACTGGCTGTGTCCAGAGTGGGGGTGAACCATGGCAGCCTCTGGTCGTGCCCACAAGAGCCCCAGACCAAACTGCCCAGCAACTCCAGAAAAGCCCCAACCAGCCAGTGGAGAGTGATGATAGTGTTCCCGGCCTCTCTGCTGCCCTGCACTCTTGGCACTTGACTCCAGATTGCCACCCAAGCCCATCATCCTTCGGGGAGGCTGGCTGTACCCAGGGGAGCACCACTAGAGAATCAAGTTTGAGGAGTGGCCCAGGCTTCTGGCCCACAACCATGGAAG GCACATCCATGAGCAGCTCCTCCTCACTGTCATCAGAGCCACCACAGATCATCATCAACCCAGCCCGACAGAAGATGGTACAGAAGCTGGCCCTGTATGAGGAAGGAGTCTTGGATAGCCTGCAGCTGCTGTCATCAGGCTCTTTCCCAG GCTTGGATTTAGAACCTAAAAACAGACAGGGGCCTGAAGAAAGTGACGAATTTCAGAGCTGA